TCCAGGCGACTTGGTTGTAAGACTTGCCAAGGTCAAGTTTTCCCAGGCCATAAGTTTTCCTGgcttatacaactttcatgatcCCTCAAAAAATACTTAATTTGGCTCCTAATCTACCAATCTAGTTTGTAGGTTGTTAGCCTTTTACTCTTTTGATGCCTTCCTTTGAAATGATCTCCAGAAATTTGTTGTTCCACTTCAAATATTACATGCTTTGTTTGCTTAGCTTCCATACCATTGAATATTGTTGTTCCACTTCCAACGACACAAACCCCTGGAACTATCTTGACTCTTCCTGTGGAAATATTACATACAATCCTAACAGTCCTTCCGGCAGCATTTACGGAGCCAATCTGAATTTATTGCTTTACAATCTGTCTTCGCATGCATCTCGGACAGACAACAATGGCTTCTATAATTTCAGTACTGGCGATGACCCTTCAAACAAGGTCTATGGCCTCTTTCTCTGTCGAGGTGATGTCAGCACTGATGTTTGCAAAGAATGCGTCGCAGATGCCCACACACGACTACTTCATGAGTGCCCGAATCAAACAGCTGCTATTGTTTGGTATGACGAGTGCTTGGTACGTTTTTCTGACCAGACGATCTTCTCCAAGGCTGATTTGGGAGAGAATTTGACTAGGCGCAATCCATTCGATGTCCCTGGACCTGACTGGGACAAATTCATAATAGTATTGATCAATTTGTTGCATAACGCTGCGGATGAGGCTGCAAATCATGCCATAAAGTTGTGGACCAATTATTTTGGACCAATATTTTTGCACTATCACTTTCTACATTTGCCGATAAAATCATCAGCTGCATTGAAAAATCAGAGGGTTCTTCATTTATGACAACTTCATTGGATGCATGACTTTCACTATCCTGCTGCATCCCCATCAAAGAAAACACTAGCCAGCTCTGCACACAACAATCTACTGCCTGAGAAAGATCAAAGATGGGAAGCAATTTATGGCTGCAACAACTTCACATTAACTGCAACTACTAATGTTCTGTCATGAAATTCATTCATGGCCATGTAGTATTACatagcaagaaaagaaagaaagaggctCAACTGTCTACATGATTAAAGGGCTTAAACCTCAGACGCACTCAAACTTTAGtttttaaactttaattttgGATATTTCACATTTGTCACGCATCATTACAATCACTCACTCAATTGTCAAAGTGGGATGATTTCATTAATAATTATACTGAAGTGGGACAATTTAAAACCTTTATAGCTAGTTTGTGAGttgaggatagaaaagaaaagaagagaaagggtAAGTTatgagggaaaagaaaggataagaaaaaattttgtaagctTCCATCAGTTTTCCTTCGCTTTCCGCCCGTTTGGTCAGAAAAAATTTTGCACTGTAGCAGCGCTAGGCTTCCCTTCAAGATCCgtccgtttcttttcttttccgtcTTACTTAAATGTCCCAAACGTAGAAAAGTCCAcctttcccttcctttttttttctattccTTTGAAATCTGaactcccaaactagctattaGGGTGAAGTGTCTGTGGAGTgcatttatattttaaaagctaaaaatgtaatttaccTATTTGATTATGCTTTCTGGAGTTATTGTTTAAATTTGTGTAGATCCAGAAAATAAACGATCATTGAACTGGTCAAGACGTTACAATATCATTGGAGGTATAGCAAAAGGACTTCTTTATCTGCATGAGGATTCTCGTCTAAGAATTGTTCATCGCGATCTCAAAGTAAGTAATATATTATTGGATGGAAATATGAGTCCAAAGATAGCAGATTTTGGCATGGCAAAGATTTGTGGAGTTGATCAATATGAAGGAAACACAAATAGAATTGCTGGCACAGTGTAAGTTTTGCTCCCATACTATCTTTTCTCACATAATATCACTTTGAatctttcatggaaaattaTGTACACCTCCATTTGATTGCATCATTCGGATTATCTTTGTGCTGATTATAACAATCGTTGTGGCTTGTAGTGGTTATATGGCTCCTGAATACACAAGGTGGGGTCAGTTCTCACTAAAGTCAGACGTGTTTAGTTTTGGGGTTGTAATTTTGGAAATTGTCACGGGCAAGAAGAGCAGTGATTTCCATCAATTTAGAGATTCCGAAGACCTTCTAAGCTATGTAAGTACAAATTGCAAAACCTTTGCTATAGttgttacttttttttcttttattttggcttTTGCAGAACTGGGGAGGAGGATTTGACATTGGCACTCCTAATTTTCAaccttttatcttttcttttctttttcattattAAATTCACCTAAACTTGCAATACCATTTTTTGTGTGAACCAGACCAAAATGGCACGATAATTTATGAACTACCTGCCCTAAATAAATACGTATTTCTGTTTATGTGCTTCTTATGGAAATTTTTGGATGTCGGATGCAAGACTTGTCATAATTGCTATTCTTTCTCTCGTTTTGTACGTTGTCACACACTCAAAGTAGAGTACTTGTAAATTTCAGTAAAGACCATTGTACTTCTTTCTCAGGTTATACTTAACTACAATGATGGGAAAAAAGGTTGTGATTCGAAATCTTTTATGAATAAATCTCGTATATcagacagtgtatatactatcaccgTTAGATTCATAACATGTatgcaaaagttaaatttaaaatttaaattttgcataattgtTGTTCAACCAACAATGAcaacagtgtatacactgtcaatgtaagaaagattaatcaatCTTTTTATATGATTAAACTTGAAATAGAGAGTATTGACAATTGCCTATTGTGAATATTGACATTACCTGTATATCTATTTAAGCTAATTGAAGTTTTTAAGTCTGAACTCCTCATACGTGGGATTATTTCGAAAAGGCTTGGAACCATTGGAGACGCGGCCAAACTTTAGCTCTTTTGGATTCAAGCGTTGGAGATTCTTATGCCAGAAATGAAGTCATTCAATGCATCCAAGTTGGCTTACTATGTGTTGAAGAAGATGCCAGTAAAAGACCCAA
The DNA window shown above is from Coffea arabica cultivar ET-39 chromosome 5e, Coffea Arabica ET-39 HiFi, whole genome shotgun sequence and carries:
- the LOC113694759 gene encoding cysteine-rich receptor-like protein kinase 10, translating into MEGQSKEEYIGSLRSFHTIEYCCSTSNDTNPWNYLDSSCGNITYNPNSPSGSIYGANLNLLLYNLSSHASRTDNNGFYNFSTGDDPSNKVYGLFLCRGDVSTDVCKECVADAHTRLLHECPNQTAAIVWYDECLVRFSDQTIFSKADLGENLTRRNPFDVPGPDWDKFIIVLINLLHNAADEAANHAINCIEKSEDPENKRSLNWSRRYNIIGGIAKGLLYLHEDSRLRIVHRDLKVSNILLDGNMSPKIADFGMAKICGVDQYEGNTNRIAGTVGYMAPEYTRWGQFSLKSDVFSFGVVILEIVTGKKSSDFHQFRDSEDLLSYAWNHWRRGQTLALLDSSVGDSYARNEVIQCIQVGLLCVEEDASKRPKMASVVSMLNPGSVSLPTPHRPAVFRSNGSESRVDELKVDQSNTQRISAPSSVNDASITEPYPR